The Stutzerimonas stutzeri RCH2 genomic interval GACATCGGTTTGCTGCAGAGACCGGAGTATCCCGGCAGTAGTAGCGAGAGCAAACCTTACACGGGAGATGTAACGGACTTTGCACCGGAACAACTCAGCGACCTGCTCGACAGTTTATCGGCCAGCCACAGCGAGCAAGAGAAACTCCTTCGCGACTGGTATCAGCACTGGGATAAAGCGGGGCAAGGAAAGCGACTGCTCTCGGCGCTCGACGGCTTGCTTCTGTCAGAAAAGGGCTGGCCCAGCGGAGTCTTGGTGCTGTCTGACCTGGCCTTTCAGACGAGGCGCAAACTAAGTGGCGTGAAGGCAGCATGGAAGTACCTTGTCCAGGCGCATATCCGAAACGGTGCCTGGGTCGGGTTTGCGGAGAAAGAAGAGAAGACCCTCAGCAGACTCGATTTAGTCGTCAAGCATTATCCGCAGCGCTGTGACGAGTTTGTGGCTGCGACAACCTACGCCATGTTCGGCGATCCTGAACCGCCACGTGTGGCGCCCACGGAAGTTATGGTCTACTTCTATGCGCGACAAAATAGGATCGCTGAGGCAGTGAAGTTCGCGGAGACGATGGTCAATTGCGTTATTGAAGACACCCGTACCCTGCCGTTGGAGCGGCCTCGCTGGGCGGCTGAGTTGGTATCTTCTGAGATAGCGGAGGCTTGATGGACGAGCTTCGCATCCTCGTTGCTCGGCTTGGTTGGCCGTCAACGTCTACAAGGTGGTGGGCCATGCAGGAGCTGGCAGCTAGGCTGGGGGAGCCAGGTTCGAAGGCTGAGACCGAGTCCGTGCTTCTCCAAATGCTGAGCTCACGCCAGCTTGAGGCCGAAGTGGTCGAGATCCTGTGTATCTTCTGGATGGCGGTAAGAGCATGCGGCTACTCCCCCACTTCCAAGCTGGCTGAGAGCACTTCGAGGTCATCCATCCTTTCGGACCTCGTTCTGGAAAGCTGTGGTCTGTTGCCAGAGGGCGACGACGAAGCGCTGGAGGAGGTTCCCGAGGAGTTCGAGATACCCCAGGACTTTGACGGCGTGCAGGGCTCAGATTTGCCTCGGATCTTCCGAACTTCCTTGGGAAAGCTTGAGAGTCATACTGGGCTGCCGTTCGTCCGGCAGATGGCCTTTGAGTGGACGGCGAACCGCACCGCCTACCCAGACGCTCCGTTCCAAGGAGACCCCTGGCACTTCCTGAGGCCCATGGGCGAAGGTTTTGTCGGACAGCTATCCTCGCGGGCTGCTCTTCGCGCCATCTCCGCCTACCTTCGCACGCTGGCGGTTGCCGAAGATTTGTGGGGTATGCCAACGGATCTGGCGGAAGAAAGGGCTCTCTTGGCTTTACCTGTTCATCCGACCTTAGCCTTCCTCCGACCACTACGCCCTGTTTGGTTCCCTGCAACAACCGACTTCGACGGTGACACCGAGGCAATCGAAGCCTCCCTGCGAGCTCTGATTAGTCGCGTAGAGGCAGCGCGACCAAGTGACGAACTGATCGCGTTCAGTTCGCCAATCGTGATGTCGATCGAGAGGTGTGTGGAGGTCTCGATCGTTCGCTGGTCACAAGCGGCGGGCAGCGAGATCGCTGATGTGGATTTGGCTGTACATTTGGAGAACATCTGGTCCAGCGGGCGGATGCTTCGCAGTGCGGCGCCTGAGCCTCTGAGCACGACGACTCTTTTGATACCCCCCCATCTTGGCAGCCTAATAGATGGAAAGTGCAAGGCCTGGCCGCTTGCCGCGCCGCTCGATCTCGACCGCATAGGCTATCTTCAACACGATTTGTATCCGGGGCGGCTATTCCTTCCAACGCTCCCTGGCTGCGACCAGGCCGAGTTCACCCCTTGTGGTGGGCAGTTGGAGGTCAAGGTGGGCGAGCAGGTCATCGCTGATCTCTGTTACTGGAATGCGGGCTGGGGACCCGCACGCCCCATGCAGTTCGAAGGCAACTGTGGTGCCGCACTCATTTCAAGAGGTACGAGCTATCGGGAAGCGGGGGGCTCAACGGAAGGGGCGGTTCGCTCGTTCTATCTTTGGCAGGTGCGAACACTGCACCGAGACAACACCTTTGACAGGTTTAACCAAGCGCTGGCTATGGGCGCTATGTTCGTCTAGTTAGTCCCAAATCACTGTTGATGGCCGTTTATGGCTCGGGCTGTGTAAAAACCTCTGAGTTTTGCCGCTGGTTCGGAATCCCGAAGGGCCGTATTTGAGGCGCACGTAATCCCATCGAGCAAAGCTCCTGAAGGCATATCGTGTACCAGATGAACGAAGGCGTGCATGTACCCTGATTGGAGGCTTCGATGAAGATCACAGCTATGGAACAGAGCAAATCGGTCAGTGATGTCCTGTGCGACATCTGCGGCGATAGCACGCGCGTTGAAGGGCAAGGATTGCAATTTGGCACTCTTCGCGCCAGTTGGGGCTATGGCTCGGCTCATGATGGCGAGCGCTATGAGGTCCATCTGTGCGAGTCCTGTTTTTTCAGAACGCTTTTAGGTCTCAGACGTGAGCGGATGGTGAACTTCATGTTCAGTGATGAAGACCAAGATCTCAGCGACTTTGGGCGCGTTGCTCACGATGATTTTTTCAATGAGGGTGGTAGCTCGGCCACCTAATTCCCGGCTGTGGCAGCACCCAAGTCTAGCCTGCATCTCATCTTTAATTGTGAGATCAACGTCAGCTGAGGCGACGTGATCCCCTGCGCGGAGAGCACTAAACCAAACACGTCGAGGATGCATTGCCTGCTTAAATGGCTGAGTCCGTAGGGTACTTGCAATAGCAGGCGAATATTGACTACCCGCGACTCTGTAGCCGAGCAGCCTGTTGAGCCTTTTGCTGTTCCCTTGCCACAGCCTGCTGCGCTATCCGCTCCTGAATCTGGGTGTAGAGCTGAGCATGCTCATTGTCCCGATCAGCTACAGTGACCACCAGAGAATAGGGCTCCTTCTCTGCTGCAGAGGGGTTCCAGTCACGGTCTTGCCTGACCACGACCAAAAACCACTTTTCACCCGGTTTACACTGCCGAAGCGTCCAGCGTGAAGACTGGACCGTACCGCGGTTTCTCAGCTGGGCCGAGATGTCGCGATTGCTGGACTTGGCCTCCTTGAGCACCTCCGTCTCAGCCTTGAGTTCCTTGCTAAAGTGCTTCTGAACTTCGTCTAGCGAAGTGCCTACAGCCAAGCGATAGTTGATCTGAGTGGCCAAGTAATCAATTCTGGTAGTTCGGACTACTGGCGAGTAAGCCAATGTTATCGAGAGCTCACGTGTCCCACGAGCGGAACGCAGGTAGTCGTCCGGCAAAGGCAGCTCAAAGAACTGGCATCCGTCGTTTTCAATAGTCTCCTCCGACATCAGAACTACGACGTTATTGGAAGATCTGAAGAGGTCGGCCTCACTCACTACGCCATAGCCAGCGACATCTCTCGCCACATCACGCTTCCGAGTGGCTTTAGCCTCCTTGTAGCCCTTTCTGAACTCATTAGAAAACGTGGAAATAACCTCACCTGGAAGGTAGGCCTGATTGACCAGCATCGCGCGAAGCATATTCGCTGACGCAGTTGGATATTCATTCAGCAAGCGCCCGGCCAAATGAGTGATGTATGGTGCCGCGAAGCTCGTTCCGCTAACTTCTTTGAAGATGGTGTTGCCTGCCCACTGATGGTTAAGCGTAAGTACACCCAGCCCCCGCATGTGCGGCGACCACTGAGCATTGGCCTGCCTCATGGGGCTGGCAAGGTTACCACCCGCCGCAACAAGCTCGGGCTTGAGCGCACCCTTAACCGAGGGGCCATGCCGAGTGAAAGGTGATGGTTGGTTTTCCGAGGCAGGCGAGAGCTGACTGATATCTGGATATTTCTGGCTGTCAAAAGTGGCGTTGTGCCGGGAGATGCTTCCCACCGTCAGCACCATCATTGCGGGTGCCGGATCGATGATTGCGCTTTGTTCTGCGACAAGATATTCGGGGTACTCGTCACGCCAGCTGTTTACCGGAACTGGAGGTTCTTCAGAGCCGCGGAAGTTACCCGTAGAGACCACAAACAAAATGTTATGCCGCCTTGAGAGGACGTCCAGGATGTAGGCGAGCCCCCTGACATGAGCTCCATCGTACGGAGCATTATTGTTACCCAGGGAGAGATTGAAGATCCGACATCCAAGCTCGACGAAGTACTCAACCGCTTTCGTCAGTGATGCCTCAAGCGAGAGCTCGTCATAGATCGCATCGCCAGTATGCGGACACTTCTTCATCACCTTCCCATTGAAAATCCAGAGCTCCGGGCGCCAGAAATTTGAGTTGTTGCAGGCCTCTACGTCGCCATACAGGGCCACACCGGCTACAGCAGTACCATGTCCCGCCTGGTCATCGTCTCCTTCCTCATCCACAAAGGAGGCGCTTTCAGCCATCGCAGGTTTCAAGAGGGGGTGGTTCCCGTTGATACCACTGTCCAGAATGCAGACCCGTGCCGCATCTGCGGCCGGTGCAGGTATGTTTCGAGGTAGCTCGTTGATATCCCGATTCAGCTGCTGAATGCTGATTCCGGTGGCGGGAATGAGATCAACAAGCCGGACATCGCGGTGGTTCAGCAGTAGCTGTGCTTGTTCGGGCGTCACCTCAACCCGGTACATGAGCAAGCTGTCCAGATTCAGCTTGTCGAGCCTTTTAATGCGCTCCCCTGAGAGCCAGGCCTCGAAAGCATTTGTGAGTAGGATTCGCTTCGGGTGGCTCGCTACATAGACAGGCCATAGTTCGACATCAAGCTTGAAGGTGGGGGTGTCCGGAATCCCGATATGGGTGATCGCCCAGCTCTTCCGATCCTCCGCAGACCATGTCTCCACCCCTGCGATAGCCTCCAGAATCTGGCCATAGGTCAAGGCGTCGTCCATAACACCCAGCTTCGTCAGATGGTCAGCGAACTTGGCCAAACCTTCTTCTGTCGCGAAAACAACGCAAAGCTGTTTATCCTCCTGGCTGACGAACTCCAAGCCATGGACATCAAGGTTTGAGAAGTTGAGAGTGCCGTCGTATTTCAGTTTGAGGACGTAGGGAGAGTTAGCTGTCGAGCCGATCTGCTTTTTGGCTTGCCCTTCAGCCGTAAGAAAGTAAGCATTGAGTTTCTGGCCATGCCCTCGACGATCTTCACGTTTGGTGAAGGGAGGGGGATTCTTGGTCCGGCGTGAGTTATCCAGAACTTCCCGTGCAATGTTCAGATGCTTGTAGGTAGCCACCGCTTCTTCCTTGAATTGTTATGATTCAGGACTTCCTGAGATCTTCTCTTGCAAGTGCGCTTTTCAGCTCTTTGAGGGTCAGAAACTCTTGCTCCCGCAGGATCATCCGCTTCGCGGCGCGACGTATAACTCGCTCAACATCAGCTCCGCTCTTGCCCTTAAACTCCGTCAATACTTCCTTGTCGTCAATCTCAAATTGACGCCGGATTCCTCTCAGCTTCAGTGACAAAATATCTTTCAGTTGCTTCTCATCCGGGAGCGGAAATTCGATGGATTCATCAAATCGTCGCCAAATGGCAGTGTCCAGAATCTTCTCATGGTTAGTAGCAGCCAAGATCAAACTGCGACCTTCGTATGAGTCCATCATCTGAAGCACTGCGTTTACTACACGTCGCAGCTCACCATGGTCGCCACTATCGCCGCGCTCTTTACCGATTGCATCGAACTCATCGAATAGAACAACAAACGGATGCTGGGCAATAAAATCGAAGACCTTGCGAAGGTTGGCAGCCGTTTCACCAAGGAAAGACGAAACCAGCGCATCCAATCGGACAATTGCCAAAGGTCGATCAAGTTCGAACGCTACTACCTCGGCTGCCAGTGTCTTTCCGCAGCCCGGTGGGCCGAAGAAAATCACCTTGCCCGCGGGCTTCATACCGTAGCTGCGGAGCACATCAGCACGACGGTTCTCTTCGAGTATCTCCTCTAGTGCAGCAGAGCTGCTGGGAGGGAGAATCACTTCATCAAGGGAGCGCTTAGGTGACCTTATGTCAAGCAGCGGTAAACCGCGCTCTTTATCTACGGGAACATCATAGTGAGTGCGTGATGTGCTACTAGATGCTTTGAAGTTCAAGTCGCTGCCGTAGAGGATTTGCTCTAGATCATTAGCGAGAAGATGGTGTTGTTTCTGCCGCTCTTCCTCGATAACAGCTTTAGAGGCAAGGCGAAACGCATCGGTATCACCTGCAGTGCCCGCTTTGAACAACTGGCGAAGAATTTTCCCATTGGCCATAGTCGCCACCCTCTGAGTTACCGCTATTTTATATTATATGTAGGTATTGATAAACCCAGTTGCGGCTACATAACTTGCAATAAATTGTTTCGCATTTTGATCTTCATGGTCAAGGACTCCATTCCTCATTAAATAGCTAAACACACTTGAGATTAAAAGTTTGGAGTAGTGCGGCTGATATGGCAGTGTAGCCTAACTCACGTTCTAAAAACTTTAAATAACTAGCCTTCGAAATTCCGCCGAGCGGCAGAGCATCATGCCGCCTAGCGCCCAATCGCCAATGCTACCCAAGAGTGAGGCAATGGGCCTGCAGGCCTCAAAGCCTGCTAGGCAGCTGGAGTCTGATGCTTACGCAGCTTCTTCATCATCCGCCACCTCCTCGCCCATCGGGGCGGGCGGTCGTGATGGTTGGACTCGGTTTTACATTGGGCACTATTCGCGCCCAGTTGCTTTTTGGTTTTTGAATATAGTTTCCAGCTTTGCGAGCTTTGGTGCTATTGATATCTGGCAGTATCTATTGCTTGGGTTCTTTGTGAAGAAGTCTTGGTGGTATTCCTCGGCTTCGAAGAATTCAGTTAACCTCTCTAAGGTGGTTGCCGTTGGGTTTTTCCAAAGGCCATTTTTTTCAGTTTCTAGTATTGCGGTTTTCGCGGTTACTAGCTGTTCGTCGCTATCATAAAATATGGCAGATCGATATTGGGTTCCGATATCTGCACCTTGCCTATTTAGAGTGGTTGGGTCATGTATTGCAAAGAAAATCTCAAGCAATTCGGATAGGCTGATTTTGCTACTATCAAATTCAATCTTTATTGCTTCGGCATGGCCTGTTTTGCCAGTGCATATATCATCATATGTTGGTGCGTTGAGGGTTCCCCCCGTGTAGCCACATTTCACAGACTGAACGCCCTTGATTCTCTTGAAGACTGGTTCAAGACACCAAAAGCAACCGCCTGCCAGTACTATTTTTTCGGTTTTCATACGGGTCTCTGTATAAAATTCAGGGGGCTGGGGTGCTGCCGATATGGGTGCAGTATGGCTGCTGTGCTGTCACGTAGATCGCCTGGCTGGGCTATAGCTATGCTGAGGCGCGCTAGCAATAGGATTCCTAGCATAGATTTACTCTTGACTGTCCTCCTAATCCCTGGGTGGGGTTGTGCGCCTCCCAGAACGTTCGCAGCAAAGTGGAGTAATCGATCTGCTGAGGGTCGAATACCACCAGCACCACCTCCGTATGGCCTGTCAGGCCGGAACAGACTTCGTCGTAGGTCGGGTTCGGTGTCAAACCGCCGGAGTAGCCTACGGCGGTGGTCCACACACCCGGTAACTCCCAGAAGCGGCGCTCTGCTCCCCAAAAGCAACCCATGGCGAATATGGCCTGGGATAAGCCAGCCGGCAAGGGCGGCTGCAAAGGGTTGCCGTTCACATAATGGGCTGGTGGTACTGGTACGGCTGTCGAGCGGCCGGGTAACGCCTGCTCGGCAGTTGGCAGTGCCTGTTTGTTGACCAGAATCTGCGAGCGTAGCGACATGGTTGCCTCGGTCGAAATGGGGGCGGACAGCTAGGCTACAAAAGCAGACATGATAGTGAAAGCTTGACGGCGACCACGCGTCGCCGATCTGGCGAAAGTGTTTCCCGGCGCTTAGCGCCAATGGGGATAGCGGCGCAAGGCGTCGCTCAGGATGTTGCCGGGAATCGGTTTGTCGAACAGATAGCCCTGGCCGATATCGCAGCGATGATGGCGGAGGAACTTGAGTTGCTCGGCTGTCTCGATACCTTCGGCGACCACCTTCAGGTGCAGCTTGCGCGCCATGGCAATGACCGCGGAGGTGATCTCCATGTCGTCCTGATTGTCGGGAATATCCTTGATGAAGCTGCGATCGATCTTGATCACGTCAATGGGAAATTTCTTCAGGTAACTGAGCGAGGAATATCCCGTGCCGAAGTCATCCATGGCCAGGGTCAGGCCCAATGCCTTCAAACCGATCAGCTGCTGCCGGGTTTCTTCGGTTGCGTCGAGCAGCAGGCTTTCGGTCAGCTCCAGTTCCAGCTGACCCGGAGAAAGCTGCTCCTCCAGAAGGATGGAGGCAATCGAGCCCAGCAGATCCGGGTCAGAGAATTGCTTGGGAGACAGGTTGATCGCAATCTGCGGTTTGCCGTGGCCCAGCGCCGACAGTCTGACGCCCATGCGACATGCCTCGCGCAGGACCCACTTGCCGATAGGAATGATCAGGCCGGTCTCTTCAGCGACACTGATGAACTGATCCGGGCGGATCATTCCTTTTTCCGGATGGTTCCAGCGCAGCAACGCTTCCAGTCCCTGCAGCTGTCCGCTACGCAGGCACAGCTTCGGCTGATAGAAGACTTCAAGCTCGTTCTGAGTGAGGGCGCGGCGCAGGTTGTTCTCGACGAACAGCTTGTAGTTGGCCTCGGCATGCAGTGCCTCGGTGAAGATCTGCACCTGATTCTTGCCGTTGGCCTTGGCCTTGTGCAGCGCTTGTCCCGCATGCTTCATCAGCGTTTCCGGATCCCGACCGTGTTGCGGCGAGCAGGCCAGTCCCAGCGACGCGCTGACGCTGATCAGCTGCTTGTCGACGAACAGTGGTTTGTCGAGGACGCGCAGAACCTGATCGGCCAGCCGCAGCCCTTCATCCAGCTCCATGTCATCGAACAGCAAAGCGAACTCGTTGCTGGCAAACCGTGCCAGCACGCTCTGCTGACTGAGGCCGTTGCGCAGTCGGCGCGCCAGGCTGGTAAGCAGCTTGTCGCCGGTCTGGTGGCCGAGGCTGTCGTTGATGCGCTTGAAGTTGTCGATATCCACCAACAGCAGGCAGAGCCGAGGCTCGGCACCTGCAGCAAAGCGTTCCTCGAGGCTGCGAATGAAATATGGCCGGTTGCCGAGGTTGGTCAGGTTATCGGTATAGGCCAGTCGCTCAATATGCTGATGGGCCAGTTTGCTGCGGGTGATGTCTTCGTAGATGCCGATGTAATGAGTCAGCACGCCTTCATCGTTGAACACCTTGGAGATCGACAGCTGACCCCAGTAGGGCTCCAGATTCTTGCGGCGGGAGCGGAACTCGCCCTGCCAGCTGTTGCTGTGGGCGAGCACCGATGAGGTATCGAACAGCAACTCGCTGAGATTTTCCAAGGCCTTCAGATCGGTCAGGCGGTGGCCGCGTACCTCGGCCGCGGAGAACTGGCTGATGCTGGTGAAGGCCGGATTGACATACTCCACGCGACCGTCACGGTCGACCAGGATGAAGGCACTTGCGCTCTGTTCCACGGCGCGCTGGAACAGACTGAGCATATGGGTCGCGCTCAGGCGTTGCTGGTTGGCCAGCACTTGTGCGTATTGGTCCGCCAGCTCTCCGGCGAAGGCGACCTCGTCGGCTTGCCAGGTTCTCGGCTGACCGGCGTGCTGCAGGCTCAACACGCCAATCACTTCACCACCGACTCGAATGCTGGCGTCGAGGATCGAGCGGATGCCTTGCGGACGATGGAGCTGCTCGCCTAATGCGCTGGTGCGATGGTCCTGCGACACGTCCTGCGCATCGACGGCCCGCCCGCTCTGCAGGGCTTGCAGATAGCGCGGGAAGGGCGTCAGCTCCACTTCCGGCAGCGTTTCATAGTTGTCGCTGCCGAGCCTGTAGCAAGCAATCGGCTCGAGGCGGGTGCCGTTCAGATGCCAGATGGCTGCACGGTCGACCTCATAGACTTCGCAGGCGGCCTGCGTGATCAGTTGCGCTGCTTCCTGCTGTGGATTGGTGGAGCTGTATCGGTGCCGCGCCAGCTTGACGATGAGTCCCTGCTGCGTACGTGAGCGCAGCATGTGTTCGAGGTGTTCGTCCTGCGTCTGCTGGTGCTGCTGCAGCGAGGTGCGAAGGCGGGCATTCTGGGACCTGAGGTCCTGATCCGACTCTGGCCTTCGGCCCGCCATCAGATAGCCCCGCAGCAATTCACGCCCGTACTGCTGGCAGACTTCGCCCAGCTCAGTGATATCCAGCACACTGTCAGGTGTGTGTAGCCGGTAACTGACGGAATAGTGGTTGCGTGCGCTCAGCTGCTGCTGGATATCTTCATGCAGCTGAAGACGAGCGCTGGGCTCCATCAGGCTGGCATAAGGGGAGTCGATCAGTGAGCACAGGTCGCTGGCAGACACGCCGAGCAGACGTTCACAGGCAGGGTCGAGAAACAGCAGCGTCCAGCTGGACTCGTTCAGCCGCTCGAAACGCAGCATGCCCAGCCGTGAAGGCACTGGCAACTGCGTCACAACCTCGGTCGCCAGGCGGCTGGCGGCATCGGTATGTATTTTCATCGAGCGGTTGGCTTCCAGTATGCTCCACGGAGTCGGGCTGGCTCGGGCTCCAGGCACCGTTCCAGCGAAGGACGATGGCTAAATAATATTAATTTCGGCAAGGGTGCATCATGCGACAGGGACTGACAAGTCGACTTGCAAAGTTAGTGATGGTCTCGGTTTTCTGGACGATCGGCACACCATCGATGGCGGCTGAGCCAATCGAATTCGGTTCTGACGAATCGACCCTTTACCTGACCGAACTGAAGAAGCTTTATCTCACCTCGAGCGATCGCACGGCGCTGCTGACGCACAGCAATAGCCTGTTGGATACCTACGCATTGCGTGCCGGTTACCAGGTCGGCCAGGCCAATCCCCAGGACTTTCTCTACGAGCTGAGCGTCACCGCGCCGGGCGAGTTGCGTATCCGTGAGGAAGTGCGCGGCAGCAGTGGCGGCGTAGCCGTTCGCAATCGCAGTCTGTCGGTATTTGGTCTCGATCCCTACCTGCAATACCAGTGTCCTCCTCAGGGGCCTAGCTGCTTCGTCAACAGTCCGGTCGACGGCCTGCCGTTGGTGGTCATCCTGCGCGACCCCAAGGGCGCCGAAGAGCTCGCCAAGGCACTGTCGTTTCTGATTCGCAACCTGCAAAAGGGCTGACAGAACGGCCAGCGACTGCACCTGAGCTGATGGCTTTCCGGCAACCTGGAAAACAAGAACGCCGCGCCCTCGTGAGAGGACGCGGCGTTCCTGTTTGGGTACAGGCGTTTACAGCAGCATCGTACGAATATCCGCCAGCAGCTCGGATAGGCGCTTGGTGAAGCGCGCCGCCGCCGCACCGTTGATGACACGGTGGTCATAGGATAGCGACAGCGGCAGCATCAGCCGTGGCTGGAAGGCCTTGCCATCCCACACCGGCTGCATGGTCGCCTTGGATACGCCGAGGATCGCCACTTCCGGTGCATTGACGATCGGCGTGAAGCCGGTGCCGCCGATGTGGCCGAGGCTGGAGATCGTGAAGCACGCACCCTGCATCGCATCCGGTGAAAGCTTCTTGGTACGTGCCTTCTCAGCCAGCTCCGCAGCCTCGCCGGCTAGTTGCAGCAGGCTCTTCTGGTCGACGTTGCGAATCACCGGGACCATCAGGCCATCCGGCGTGTCGACGGCAAAACCTACGTGCACGTACTTCTTGCGGATCAGCGCCTTGCCGCTCGGGGCCAGCGAACTGTTGAAGTCCGGCAGTTCCTTGAGCAGGTGCGCGCACGCCTTGAGCAGCAGCGGCAGCACGGTGAGCTTGACCCCAGCCTTTTCGGCGATTGCCTTCTGCGCGACGCGGAAGGCTTCCAGCTCGGTAATGTCGGCCGACTCGAACTGGGTCACGTGCGGCACGTTGAGCCAGCTGCGATGCAGGTTGGCGGCACCGACCTGCATCAGGCGAGTCATTGCTACTTCTTCGACTTCACCGAAACGGCTGAAGTCTATCGCCGGGATCGGCGGGATGCCCGCACCACCGGTAGCACCTTCGGCAGGAGCCTGCTTGACCTTGTGCAGCATGTTCTTGACGTAGGCCTGAACGTCTTCCTTGAGGATTCGGCCCTTCGGACCAGTGGCCGGAACATCAGCCAGCTCTACGCCAAACTCGCGGGCAAGCATGCGTACCGCTGGCCCCGCATGCACCTTGGTGCCAGCCTTGCTCGGACCGCTGACCGCCGGAGCGGGCGTTGCGGCAGCTTTCGCCTCGGGAACGCCTTGCTTGTTCGGTGCAACCGCCTGCTGTTGCGGTGCAGCCTCCGCCTTGGTGGCGGGCTTCTTCGCTGGTGCGGTGCCTTGAACCCTTAGGGTCAGGATCAGATCGCCGGTCCTGGCTTCGTCGCCGACCTTGATCGACAGCGATTCCACAATACCGGCCTTGGGTGCCGGAATCTCCATGCTGGCTTTGTCCGATTCCAGCGTGATCAGCGACTGGTCCGCCTCGACGCTGTCCCCGGCCTTGACCATCACTTCGATGACATTGGCACTGCCGCTGGAG includes:
- a CDS encoding multidrug DMT transporter permease — its product is MQELAARLGEPGSKAETESVLLQMLSSRQLEAEVVEILCIFWMAVRACGYSPTSKLAESTSRSSILSDLVLESCGLLPEGDDEALEEVPEEFEIPQDFDGVQGSDLPRIFRTSLGKLESHTGLPFVRQMAFEWTANRTAYPDAPFQGDPWHFLRPMGEGFVGQLSSRAALRAISAYLRTLAVAEDLWGMPTDLAEERALLALPVHPTLAFLRPLRPVWFPATTDFDGDTEAIEASLRALISRVEAARPSDELIAFSSPIVMSIERCVEVSIVRWSQAAGSEIADVDLAVHLENIWSSGRMLRSAAPEPLSTTTLLIPPHLGSLIDGKCKAWPLAAPLDLDRIGYLQHDLYPGRLFLPTLPGCDQAEFTPCGGQLEVKVGEQVIADLCYWNAGWGPARPMQFEGNCGAALISRGTSYREAGGSTEGAVRSFYLWQVRTLHRDNTFDRFNQALAMGAMFV
- a CDS encoding S8 family peptidase, with the protein product MATYKHLNIAREVLDNSRRTKNPPPFTKREDRRGHGQKLNAYFLTAEGQAKKQIGSTANSPYVLKLKYDGTLNFSNLDVHGLEFVSQEDKQLCVVFATEEGLAKFADHLTKLGVMDDALTYGQILEAIAGVETWSAEDRKSWAITHIGIPDTPTFKLDVELWPVYVASHPKRILLTNAFEAWLSGERIKRLDKLNLDSLLMYRVEVTPEQAQLLLNHRDVRLVDLIPATGISIQQLNRDINELPRNIPAPAADAARVCILDSGINGNHPLLKPAMAESASFVDEEGDDDQAGHGTAVAGVALYGDVEACNNSNFWRPELWIFNGKVMKKCPHTGDAIYDELSLEASLTKAVEYFVELGCRIFNLSLGNNNAPYDGAHVRGLAYILDVLSRRHNILFVVSTGNFRGSEEPPVPVNSWRDEYPEYLVAEQSAIIDPAPAMMVLTVGSISRHNATFDSQKYPDISQLSPASENQPSPFTRHGPSVKGALKPELVAAGGNLASPMRQANAQWSPHMRGLGVLTLNHQWAGNTIFKEVSGTSFAAPYITHLAGRLLNEYPTASANMLRAMLVNQAYLPGEVISTFSNEFRKGYKEAKATRKRDVARDVAGYGVVSEADLFRSSNNVVVLMSEETIENDGCQFFELPLPDDYLRSARGTRELSITLAYSPVVRTTRIDYLATQINYRLAVGTSLDEVQKHFSKELKAETEVLKEAKSSNRDISAQLRNRGTVQSSRWTLRQCKPGEKWFLVVVRQDRDWNPSAAEKEPYSLVVTVADRDNEHAQLYTQIQERIAQQAVAREQQKAQQAARLQSRG
- a CDS encoding AAA family ATPase, producing MANGKILRQLFKAGTAGDTDAFRLASKAVIEEERQKQHHLLANDLEQILYGSDLNFKASSSTSRTHYDVPVDKERGLPLLDIRSPKRSLDEVILPPSSSAALEEILEENRRADVLRSYGMKPAGKVIFFGPPGCGKTLAAEVVAFELDRPLAIVRLDALVSSFLGETAANLRKVFDFIAQHPFVVLFDEFDAIGKERGDSGDHGELRRVVNAVLQMMDSYEGRSLILAATNHEKILDTAIWRRFDESIEFPLPDEKQLKDILSLKLRGIRRQFEIDDKEVLTEFKGKSGADVERVIRRAAKRMILREQEFLTLKELKSALAREDLRKS
- the msrA gene encoding peptide-methionine (S)-S-oxide reductase MsrA; amino-acid sequence: MKTEKIVLAGGCFWCLEPVFKRIKGVQSVKCGYTGGTLNAPTYDDICTGKTGHAEAIKIEFDSSKISLSELLEIFFAIHDPTTLNRQGADIGTQYRSAIFYDSDEQLVTAKTAILETEKNGLWKNPTATTLERLTEFFEAEEYHQDFFTKNPSNRYCQISIAPKLAKLETIFKNQKATGRE
- a CDS encoding EAL domain-containing protein — encoded protein: MKIHTDAASRLATEVVTQLPVPSRLGMLRFERLNESSWTLLFLDPACERLLGVSASDLCSLIDSPYASLMEPSARLQLHEDIQQQLSARNHYSVSYRLHTPDSVLDITELGEVCQQYGRELLRGYLMAGRRPESDQDLRSQNARLRTSLQQHQQTQDEHLEHMLRSRTQQGLIVKLARHRYSSTNPQQEAAQLITQAACEVYEVDRAAIWHLNGTRLEPIACYRLGSDNYETLPEVELTPFPRYLQALQSGRAVDAQDVSQDHRTSALGEQLHRPQGIRSILDASIRVGGEVIGVLSLQHAGQPRTWQADEVAFAGELADQYAQVLANQQRLSATHMLSLFQRAVEQSASAFILVDRDGRVEYVNPAFTSISQFSAAEVRGHRLTDLKALENLSELLFDTSSVLAHSNSWQGEFRSRRKNLEPYWGQLSISKVFNDEGVLTHYIGIYEDITRSKLAHQHIERLAYTDNLTNLGNRPYFIRSLEERFAAGAEPRLCLLLVDIDNFKRINDSLGHQTGDKLLTSLARRLRNGLSQQSVLARFASNEFALLFDDMELDEGLRLADQVLRVLDKPLFVDKQLISVSASLGLACSPQHGRDPETLMKHAGQALHKAKANGKNQVQIFTEALHAEANYKLFVENNLRRALTQNELEVFYQPKLCLRSGQLQGLEALLRWNHPEKGMIRPDQFISVAEETGLIIPIGKWVLREACRMGVRLSALGHGKPQIAINLSPKQFSDPDLLGSIASILLEEQLSPGQLELELTESLLLDATEETRQQLIGLKALGLTLAMDDFGTGYSSLSYLKKFPIDVIKIDRSFIKDIPDNQDDMEITSAVIAMARKLHLKVVAEGIETAEQLKFLRHHRCDIGQGYLFDKPIPGNILSDALRRYPHWR